In endosymbiont of unidentified scaly snail isolate Monju, the following are encoded in one genomic region:
- the ftsH gene encoding ATP-dependent zinc metalloprotease FtsH, with amino-acid sequence MAKSEFHAGGDKPRIEINKSSKTPFWQHPQFNLILYLLFILLSFHFWGQAQEARRLEIPYSEFLQHVEKHEVAEAVITDKAIVGTLTETDPQTGEPKRFITVPLLANQELADKLAANGVRYTVRVGDNWLSQFFFNWVLPFGILFLVWGWIARNMGPLNKGFLNIGNRIHVHPEEGPKVTFGDIAGYEDVKQELRETVDFLKDPQRIRELGGRAPKGVLLLGPPGTGKTLFARAVAGEAGVPFFNISGSEFIEMFVGVGAARVRELFEQARAKAPCIIFIDEIDAIGRSRSAGMLGGGHDEREQTLNQLLTEMDGFDSSTGVVVMAATNRPEILDQALLRSGRFDRRIPVDKPDLATREGILRLYAGRMKLAADVDLRVVAARTPGFVGADLENICNEAAIFALRDNRHQVEMRDFEAAIDRVIAGPEARQRAMSPEEKRRVAVHESGHALVAVAMPTGDPVHRVTIIPRAIGALGFTLQLPVEEKLLSTPQEMKDQIAILLGGRAAEQLVLGEISSGASNDLEKASEIARTMVARLGMSEKLGPVVWGRQQQLQYLNSAQTVEERNFSEATAEAIDAEVRALVEEGEQRAREILQRCRERLDALAAELEEKESLDGEDVKRIIGDCAGR; translated from the coding sequence ATGGCCAAGAGTGAATTTCATGCGGGAGGTGACAAACCCCGCATCGAGATCAACAAGTCCAGCAAGACACCCTTCTGGCAACACCCGCAGTTCAATCTGATCCTGTACCTGTTGTTCATTCTGCTGTCGTTCCATTTCTGGGGACAGGCGCAGGAGGCACGGCGGCTGGAGATACCCTACAGCGAGTTCCTGCAGCACGTGGAGAAGCACGAGGTGGCCGAGGCGGTGATCACCGACAAGGCCATCGTCGGCACCCTCACCGAGACCGATCCGCAGACCGGCGAGCCGAAGCGTTTCATTACCGTGCCCCTGCTCGCCAACCAGGAACTGGCCGACAAGCTGGCCGCCAATGGCGTGCGCTATACCGTACGCGTGGGCGACAACTGGCTGAGCCAGTTCTTCTTCAACTGGGTGTTGCCCTTCGGCATCCTGTTCCTGGTGTGGGGCTGGATCGCGCGCAACATGGGGCCGCTGAACAAGGGCTTCCTCAACATCGGCAACCGCATCCATGTACACCCCGAGGAGGGGCCCAAGGTCACCTTCGGCGACATTGCCGGTTACGAGGACGTCAAGCAGGAACTGCGCGAGACGGTGGATTTTCTCAAGGACCCGCAGCGCATCCGCGAGCTGGGTGGGCGTGCACCCAAGGGGGTGCTGCTGCTCGGCCCGCCGGGTACCGGCAAGACCCTGTTTGCGCGCGCGGTGGCCGGCGAGGCCGGAGTGCCCTTCTTCAATATCAGTGGCTCGGAATTTATCGAGATGTTTGTCGGCGTGGGGGCGGCACGGGTGCGCGAGTTGTTCGAGCAGGCGCGCGCCAAGGCACCGTGCATCATCTTCATCGACGAGATCGATGCCATCGGCCGTTCGCGCAGTGCCGGCATGCTCGGGGGCGGGCACGACGAGCGCGAACAGACGCTCAACCAGCTGCTCACCGAGATGGACGGTTTCGACAGCTCCACCGGCGTGGTGGTGATGGCGGCGACCAACCGGCCGGAGATCCTCGACCAGGCCTTGCTGCGCTCGGGCCGCTTCGACCGCCGCATCCCGGTGGACAAGCCGGATCTCGCCACCCGCGAGGGCATCCTGCGCCTGTACGCCGGCCGCATGAAGCTGGCCGCCGACGTGGACCTGCGCGTGGTGGCTGCGCGCACGCCGGGTTTCGTCGGTGCGGATCTCGAGAACATCTGCAACGAGGCGGCCATCTTCGCCCTGCGCGACAACCGTCACCAGGTGGAGATGCGCGACTTCGAGGCGGCCATCGACCGGGTGATCGCTGGTCCCGAGGCGCGGCAGCGCGCGATGAGTCCCGAGGAGAAACGCCGCGTGGCGGTGCATGAGTCCGGGCACGCCCTGGTCGCGGTGGCGATGCCTACCGGCGACCCGGTGCACCGGGTAACCATCATCCCGCGTGCCATCGGAGCCCTGGGCTTCACCCTGCAACTGCCGGTCGAGGAGAAACTGCTCTCCACCCCGCAGGAGATGAAGGACCAGATCGCCATCCTGCTCGGTGGGCGCGCGGCCGAGCAACTGGTGCTCGGCGAGATCTCCTCGGGCGCCTCGAATGACCTGGAGAAGGCCTCCGAGATCGCGCGCACCATGGTCGCGCGGCTGGGCATGAGCGAAAAACTCGGCCCGGTGGTGTGGGGGCGGCAGCAGCAGTTGCAGTACCTGAACAGTGCGCAGACGGTGGAGGAGCGCAACTTCAGCGAGGCCACCGCCGAGGCCATCGATGCCGAGGTGCGCGCTCTGGTCGAGGAAGGCGAACAGCGGGCCCGCGAGATTCTGCAGCGCTGCCGCGAGCGGCTCGATGCGCTGGCCGCCGAACTGGAAGAAAAGGAAAGCCTCGATGGCGAGGATGTAAAACGCATCATCGGCGATTGCGCGGGACGCTGA
- a CDS encoding S1C family serine protease: MQSPSDPYLARLRWLTWTVVLLFVLWQFLPLAQHWLIGMTAEPRPVTARGDLAADEQATIAIFERASPSVVFITTRQRVVDLWTRNVFSVPRGTGSGFVWDDLGHIVTNHHVIAGASEALVRLNDGRSYRAVLVGSSPAHDLAVLRIDVKFDRPPPVPIGTSHDLKVGQKVFAIGNPFGLDYTLTSGLVSALDRSLTEENGARIEHLIQTDAAINPGNSGGPLLDSAGRLIGINTAIYSPSGAYAGIGFAVPVDTVNRVVPELIARGRYIRPSLGIRSDQRLSRLVTEQLEVPGVLVLEVTPGSPAEQAGLRGTHIGPNGELVPGDILIALDDRPLDSIETLQARLGDHRLGDRVRLRLWRNGEVREVEVVLDQDGS, encoded by the coding sequence ATGCAATCCCCCAGCGATCCCTACTTGGCGCGCCTGCGCTGGCTGACCTGGACCGTCGTGCTGTTGTTTGTGCTGTGGCAGTTCCTGCCACTGGCGCAGCACTGGCTGATCGGCATGACTGCCGAGCCGCGTCCGGTCACCGCACGTGGCGACCTGGCCGCCGACGAGCAGGCGACCATCGCCATCTTCGAGCGCGCCAGCCCGTCGGTGGTGTTCATCACCACCCGCCAGCGCGTGGTCGACTTGTGGACGCGCAATGTGTTCAGCGTGCCGCGGGGTACTGGCTCGGGTTTCGTGTGGGACGACCTGGGCCATATCGTCACCAATCACCACGTGATCGCCGGCGCCTCCGAGGCCCTGGTGCGGCTCAACGACGGACGCAGCTATCGCGCGGTATTGGTCGGCAGTAGTCCGGCGCACGATCTGGCGGTGCTGCGTATCGACGTCAAGTTCGATCGTCCGCCCCCGGTGCCCATCGGTACCAGCCACGATCTGAAGGTGGGGCAGAAGGTATTCGCGATCGGCAACCCCTTCGGGCTGGACTACACCCTCACCAGTGGCCTGGTTTCGGCGCTGGATCGTTCGCTCACCGAGGAGAACGGCGCGCGCATCGAGCACCTGATCCAGACCGATGCGGCGATCAACCCCGGCAACTCGGGCGGACCCTTGCTCGACAGCGCGGGACGGCTGATCGGTATCAACACCGCCATCTACAGCCCCTCGGGAGCCTATGCGGGGATCGGCTTCGCGGTGCCGGTCGATACCGTCAACCGGGTGGTGCCGGAACTGATCGCACGCGGACGGTACATCCGCCCCAGCCTGGGTATTCGCAGCGACCAGCGTCTCAGCCGTCTGGTTACCGAGCAGCTCGAGGTGCCGGGTGTGCTGGTGCTCGAGGTCACTCCCGGATCGCCCGCCGAACAGGCCGGGTTGCGTGGAACCCACATCGGGCCGAACGGTGAGCTGGTTCCCGGCGACATCCTGATCGCTCTCGATGACCGGCCGCTCGATTCGATCGAGACCTTGCAGGCTCGCCTCGGTGACCATCGCCTGGGCGATCGGGTGCGTCTGCGACTCTGGCGCAACGGCGAGGTGCGCGA